The DNA window ACATTAGTATAATGTTTTCTGAGTCTTTGCAAAACATTGTTCATTCTAGATAGCTAAGGCAGGTATCTATCCTGAACCTTTCTGCATAAAACTGAGTAACTTAAGAAATCCATTTCTGTTCTTGCAGGGTGGCTCCAGTTCTAGTCTACGATTACCGGTCAGGTGGTTAACACTCATGTCGAGTATCAAAGAGTCTATTCTGCTGCAGTGCAGATATATCGAAATTCCACAATTCATCAAGTCCGGCAATTTTTTACGTCTACCGACTAGATTAGTGCCATATGCATAGAGTGCCATATTCATTCATGAGGGTTCCAAATTCTCCTAGAAAGATCACCCATCTCGTGATCTACGTGTGTCATTCTTTGTTCGTTCATTCAGTTTAGGTTCATCGAAGATATGTATCACTTCAAGAAATTGACATTCGAGGAGACAATTGGTTATCGCTGTAAAGAGATGTACCACAATTTGTATGATTCTGTTTGCAGCATAAGAAAGAACTGAAAGGTctatggaaaaaaaaaagaaagaaagaaatgaAAAATACAGTATTATGGGTTATCGCTGTAAAGTGACGTGTATCCTTTTTTGAGCAATCAGAAgaaaaaagggaaagaagaaagaggagaagaAACAGGAACGAGTACCATCACAAACTTCTCCATCAAACTCGGCCAACTTTCTTCACAGCCGTTCACTCTCTATCCATCTGTGAGACTGACCTTGCAGACTCGCGCAGCACCACAGCTTCCGTTCTTTCTTTTATGCCTGGATTACGGTACCCCTCTCAGTCTTCGCAAGTCATCTTTGCTGTCTGAAAATTCTCAGAACAAGGCAAAAGAAACACCCTCGCTGTCGACGGCCGGCATTTCACCGAGCGTcgctggcgccgccgccgccgctgccgctggaGTCCGGCCTGCTCATGGACAGCGTGAAGTAGAGCAGGATCAGCGTTCCGACGCTGGACCTGCCGAGATCAGACAAGGGTGCGGGTAAGCCACACTAAGATTTCAACTGAAGATACTACCAGCGATAACTCCAATTCAGCAATCTGGCAAATTCTTGCCAAGAGATCCTATGTGCCGGACAGGAACAGGAGACATCAGGCATGAACCGAGGACGCCAGGGTCGTCGTCGCGGTACGACGCCGCCGCGCTCTTCACGGCAGCGTCGTGCTCCCCACGGCGGTTGCTCGTCAGTCGCCGTCGTTTTCACTGCCATCGCCGTAGCGAAGGCGACGCTGGAAACCGGCATCTGCAACGGAGACCGGGTCCGGCCGGGCCGTCCTACGCTGCAAAACTCTGCGACTGCAAGCATGGCCATCGCCATCGTACCTTCGCCGCTTCGCGGCGGACGAATGTGTTCTACGGGCAGCAGAACACAATGCTCTTGATGATGCTCCAGACACTGCCCCGTTTAAGGTCCCCATCGAATTGATGGGTCGCATTTGCTGGGTTTGGGCTCTGTACAGCGTACTCGCTACTGACCCCCTGAAGTTGGCACTGGGGAATTTACTGGCGTTCACTGCCACTCCGTAGCTTACTTGTTCAGGCACGCTCACACTGTCACTCTCGACACGCTTAACTGCTCTGCCGAATCTTTTGGGTACTTCATGTGGGAGCGTTAATCACCGCGACTTTGGCAGACACCAAGCTACTGGACACGAATTACTGTAACACGTACTGCTACCGGACACGAATTACTGTAACACGTACTGCTACCAGTACCGCTTGCCAGGTTGAGGTAGCAGACATGTCACAACTTCTCTGTTTTTGTTTTTCTTTAAAAACAGAAAAGAACTGTCAGAGCTGACGACTGATGAAGGGGATGGTGGTAGTTTTTCTTACAGCGTGGCGAAGAGGAAGACCACCCTCCGGGGATCCAGCCacggcgccggccgccggccgaacCGCCGGGACTTGCTCCCGGGCGTGCCGGCCAGCGGCGTGTGCACGACCAGCCGCGCGCTGCCGGGCGCGTCCCCGaggtcgccggccgccacgtgcACGAACAGCTGCGGCCGCTCGCCACCGCCACCTGCAGATACATCGACGGAGGAGGTCGAGCCGGTCAGGATCCATGGCCGGTTCCAAGATTGCATCTTTCGGCCGTGTCACGGCCAAAGGTTACACCCCAAAGAAGCCATCCCTCCAATTCGTCGTTGGAATCACCACACACTAACACAATGCTGTCACTTGTCACTTAAGCGACACGGTAATTAGTAAGTTTTCAGTAAAATCACTATCAAGTTACGGGGATAATACAGAGAAAGCAAAAACGCGAAACTTTCGAGGGATTCGCATCGAAATGGAGATTTTTGCAGCaccgcacccccccccccccccccgaggcAAAACCGGAACGCGAATTGAGATTGAGCTAATCGTTTGGTCCGACGTACCGGCGGTGGCGTTGGCGTCGCCGTCGGCGCTCTTCCTGTCGCCCT is part of the Panicum hallii strain FIL2 chromosome 2, PHallii_v3.1, whole genome shotgun sequence genome and encodes:
- the LOC112879835 gene encoding uncharacterized protein LOC112879835, with amino-acid sequence MGDAAAANHPVLAPGDVGQSSFGANSSAAGAGGGFVALDVGALSSLAGDAGPPGTPTAPPRTPTASAAPPRTPKVVRSLSRKGDRKSADGDANATAGGGGERPQLFVHVAAGDLGDAPGSARLVVHTPLAGTPGSKSRRFGRRPAPWLDPRRVVFLFATLSSVGTLILLYFTLSMSRPDSSGSGGGGASDAR